A genomic region of Planococcus kocurii contains the following coding sequences:
- a CDS encoding STAS domain-containing protein, translated as MAKPLQKSEEIKAFFLKHQEAFEEKLSEEAVNVKNKMDEILTVGNIDLVTNAHAVVGYIIDGQEEDLRLFAKQEGIAWATHSIELSFKLEWIQAIRRTLWIFLQQYNEATDNGSTFDFFAMEKDINSRVDVFLNTFFISYSTYKDSLIKAHRQLVENLSVPIIPINSSVSILPLIGSVDLFRTSILEEKVLNEVGISRIDTLILDLSGIADMETEVIYHIMKIIDGTALMGCNTIITGLRAEVVRKMIHLDLSFDPKTKTLGTLQQALKTYLVV; from the coding sequence ATGGCCAAGCCGTTACAAAAATCAGAAGAAATCAAAGCTTTTTTCTTGAAGCATCAAGAAGCGTTTGAAGAAAAATTGTCAGAGGAAGCCGTTAACGTAAAAAACAAAATGGATGAAATCTTAACGGTTGGCAATATTGATCTTGTTACAAACGCGCATGCAGTTGTTGGCTACATCATTGATGGACAAGAAGAAGACCTCCGGTTATTTGCTAAGCAAGAAGGCATTGCATGGGCTACACACTCTATTGAACTTTCCTTCAAATTAGAATGGATTCAAGCCATTCGTCGTACCTTGTGGATCTTCCTTCAACAATACAACGAGGCTACTGACAATGGAAGTACATTTGATTTTTTTGCTATGGAAAAAGATATTAACTCACGCGTTGATGTGTTCTTAAATACGTTCTTTATCAGTTATTCAACTTATAAAGATTCGTTGATTAAAGCACACCGACAGTTGGTTGAAAACTTGTCTGTGCCAATCATTCCCATCAATTCATCTGTCTCCATTCTTCCGTTAATCGGTTCGGTTGATTTGTTCCGTACATCGATTCTTGAAGAAAAAGTATTAAACGAAGTCGGTATCTCTCGTATCGATACATTGATTTTGGATTTGTCTGGAATAGCCGATATGGAAACCGAAGTCATTTATCACATTATGAAAATTATCGATGGTACAGCGTTAATGGGCTGCAACACGATAATTACCGGTTTACGTGCAGAAGTTGTCCGCAAAATGATTCACTTAGACTTGTCTTTTGACCCAAAAACGAAAACACTGGGTACGTTGCAGCAAGCGCTTAAAACATATTTGGTCGTATGA
- a CDS encoding SHOCT domain-containing protein: protein MMGPGWGMGWGMGGGIWMILALLVIIGVAVYYFTKNKNNNGFTNSQQGTKTDALEIARTRLAKGEITTEEFEEIKKTLL from the coding sequence ATGATGGGACCAGGATGGGGAATGGGTTGGGGAATGGGAGGTGGAATTTGGATGATACTCGCATTATTGGTTATCATCGGCGTTGCTGTTTACTACTTTACGAAAAATAAAAACAACAATGGTTTTACTAACTCGCAGCAAGGTACTAAGACAGACGCACTGGAAATAGCTAGAACTAGGCTGGCTAAAGGTGAAATAACGACCGAAGAATTTGAAGAAATTAAAAAGACGCTGTTATAA
- a CDS encoding SRPBCC family protein → MWHVEKTIFIDRSVEEVHRFATNPKFWYQWYANLSEAENQIGTGKKGTSMDLKYFFLGRERSVHVLVEENAPVGNGYVWRCLVTGSFDATQTWSYVPKEEGTELHFEMNYELSGNIVGKVANTFYVKKLMSNSVNQTLQNLKDISESE, encoded by the coding sequence AAACGATTTTCATCGACCGCAGTGTGGAGGAAGTCCATCGATTCGCAACGAATCCGAAATTCTGGTACCAGTGGTATGCCAATTTATCCGAAGCTGAAAATCAAATAGGAACAGGTAAAAAAGGAACAAGCATGGATTTAAAGTATTTTTTTTTAGGAAGAGAACGATCGGTGCATGTACTTGTGGAAGAAAACGCGCCCGTTGGTAATGGGTATGTTTGGCGATGCCTCGTCACGGGTTCTTTTGACGCGACTCAAACATGGAGTTACGTACCGAAAGAGGAAGGCACTGAACTTCATTTTGAGATGAATTATGAACTTTCAGGAAACATCGTCGGGAAAGTGGCCAATACGTTTTATGTAAAAAAGCTGATGTCCAATTCAGTAAATCAGACATTGCAAAATCTTAAAGATATTAGTGAAAGCGAATAA